In Miscanthus floridulus cultivar M001 chromosome 8, ASM1932011v1, whole genome shotgun sequence, the sequence GGAGGCGCGGAGGGCCATGCGCGGCTGGACTTCACGGCGCGCGCGCGCATCGCGCTGGCCGCGGCGCGCGGCGTGGCGTTCATCCACCAGGGCGGGGCCAAGTCGTCGCACGGCAACATCAAGTCATCCAACATCGTCGTCACTGCCACGCGTGACGGTGCCTACGTCTCCGACTATGGCATTGCGCAGCTCACGGGTGCCGCGGCGCCACCGAGGCGGGGCGCTGGGTACCACGCTCCGGAGGTGACAGACGTCCGCAGCGTGCCGCAGAGCGCCGACGTGTACAGTTTCGGCGTCGTGGTGCTGGAGCTGCTCAGCGGGCGCGCGCCCCTGCACGCGCTGCCGGAAGGCGCCGACGGCGTGGACCTGCCGCGGTGGGTGCGGTCCGTGGTGCAGGAGGAGTGGACGTCCGAGGTGTTCGACGCCGCCGTCGCCAACGAGCCGCGCGTCGAGGGGGAGATGATGCGGCTGCTGCAGCTCGGCATTGAGTGCACCGGGCAGCGCCCCGACAGGCGACCAACCATGGCCCAGGTGGAGGCGAGGATCGAGCGCATCGTCGAGGACGCCTGCCGGAAAGCCGATTTCAGCAGCACGGACGGCAGCCGGAGCGTTTCGGCGTGATCGGCCGGCTGGCCTTCCTTTTTCCCCAGCTGCTCTCTTTCATTCTGATTTTCATTTCAGGCATATCTGCTTAGACTTGATTTGTTCATGTTTCATGTTCTTGGCTGCAGATTCTGCAGTGGCATAAAGCTCACACACTACTGCTGCTTGTGACATTTTCTCCCTTGCATTAAGCATTAATAATTTTCTTGGTGAATGCAATAAAGTTGCTAATGCGaaatttaggccctgtttagtttgcCAAAATTTTTGCCTCCTACAGTAAAAGATCATATTTGGACacgtgtatggagtattaaatgtagacaaaaaaaaaactaattgcacagttctcagcaaaatcgcgagacggatcttttaagctaattagtccatgaaaagccttaagtgctacagtaacccgcatgtgctaatgaccgattaattagtatcattagattcgtctcgcagtttcctgatgggttctgtaatttatttttttattagtatccaaaaacccctcccgacatccttccgacacattcgatgtgacacccaaaaattttcacctccaAAACTAAACACACACTGAATCAAGTTTGAGAGCCAACATAAGTACTCTCGtaaattaataaaagcataaAAAACTATGTCTTGGATTCCGACTTTGAAATGGATGAAAGAGGACATATGTTACAAACAGTTAGAAACATGTGCACTCCTGGTATGAAAGCTACAACTCCTCTACTTGGATAGAAAAACCACATGAGCAGCGTTTCGTCCTCACAAAGGTCTCCTCGTCAAAGCTCTGGTCTTCCTCTGGAAATTCATGCTCATGGTCATCATCTGTCTGCAGTTTGCTTGAACTAGGCTCCCTTTCCGTGGATCCACTGCTGCGAGTGCTTCTATGGACATTATCATTTTCGGGCAGCCCTTCATTACCAAGCCCGTGTGAAGGTGTTTTGTAGGAGTCCTTCAACCTCTGTCTTGTTACAATGGAGCAGAGCAGCTGATACCATCTGGAGAGTGCCTGAGCCTCCTCCTGCTTCCTCTCCTCAGCCCGTCTCCGCTCCTCTTCTTCTGCATATGCCTAGTGGGTATGAAAGCATTAGTATCGTGTCAGTTTTAGAACTGAACTGACTGACGGTGTATGGTGTGGAATATGATGGTGACGAGGAAAAGGGACACTTAGCTTGTTTTGGACACAAACGCAAGGCATTTATGCAATGCCCATAAGTATCACAAAGACGCCTACATTACTAGGCTCGGCATGGTAACTTCTCGAACTTTTTTCTATTGTTTAAATAACTTTTTAGAAAAAAGCTGTTTAAATTTCTAATAAGATGCATTGCTAAATCACACAATAGATCAGGTAAATCATGATAACAGTGTGATTAAAGGTTTCAAATATTGAAAAAACATTCTACCATCAAAGCATACCTCCAGGATAGCACTTTTGAATTCGGTACAGACAACAATCCCATCAAAGACTGGGAGGCACCGACCACTGCAATAATCAAACCCGACCATAGCAGGAGCATAGTCGATGCCAAGTCTCTTTGCAACCTGGAATAATCTTGGTAACCTCAAGTGTACAGTACCAGGTGGAAGGCACTTCTCTGACCATACATCAACTTGGCCTCGTTCATTCTTTGGAGACATTTTAACATGAATCAGTATGGAACACCAGAAAACAAGGACTGAAGACCAAAGGATCCAAATGGCAAGCCATAGTAAAAAAGAGTTAAAAATACCTTTGGCACAACGCCATTTACAGCATGGGGAAGTTGTAGAGGTTCCAGTTGCCATTCACCATATAGTTCCAAGGTTGGTTTAAGACCATCTTCGTTACCACTTGATTGAACTGACTGAGCATTGAAAGTCCTCTTTGGACGTGTAACAACCTAAAGGGGGAATTAAATCAGCATCAAAACTAGGTAAACTAAAACTCAGTGCTTCTATTACGAACCTTTGCAGGCAACTCGTTTTCTCGGACTCGCAGGCCCTCCCGCAACCATCCATGTCTTGACTGCAGTGTTTGAACACATGATCTTGGATAAACAGGATGTCCTTTACAGAAACCAAGAACAGGACCTTGGGGATGAAGAATTTGGTTCTTGTGAAGCCACCTCTCGAGAGCATATAGGTGATGGTCCTTGTAGGCCTAAACAATCATACAGATTACCAAATCCAACCAACAGGAAATTTTGCCAGAAGCAAAAGGGGTAACAATAGCTCAGATTAACTTATCTTAAATCTCACAAGTGATGTACCTGTTGACTGGTAGGAAGAGGCTCTGTTAGGGCTCTGGTTTGAAGTTCCATGTCTTCATAGTTGTTTGTTGCTGCCAGTTCCATCTGTTTTAGTGGTGCCAAAACATTATCCCACCACTCTGAATTCACTCGGCCTTGTGCAATTCTGTGCCACTGCAAGCAATACCTGGGAACATGCAGAAGGCAGTTCAGAAACCAGTTTTTCAAGAACTTCCATGTTCAGAATTACTTAAGTAAAATTTCTGCTGAGCCAAGCATAAAACTATTGATACTTGTTACTTTAGAGTTTTATAAAATAACCCAGTGCTCCAGGGCAGTTTAGACTGGACCTACATTGGAATTAGTGTGTATTTTAGTAATAACTGCGTCAGTATTTTTACTCATAAGTAATTCTGCTATGATTGATTTGTCTGGTGAACAACGTAAGATGGTGCAATGTTAGTATGCCACTCTCGTGAGCACATGGCACAAACTTAGGAATCGTGCAAAAGGCACAGACCTTCTGGTTACATCCTTGGCTCCATTTCCAGCAAAAGCAACAACATATCTTAAAGGCTTCTTGCAAACAGCAGAAGAAGCTTCTACTTTCCGTTCAGCATCAATGAGATCATTCACAACATCAACATGCACCCATCTTCCTGTTGATGCTTGCCCACCACAGTATACCTCGGCCCAATATAACGGAGCTCCAGCACTTCTTGACCAAATTGCACTTGAGCTGGATAAAGTTTCCGCATTTTGACGCAATTTCTTCAATGGTGGCCTAGAATCTTGTAAGCTAACAGTCGATTGACTCATGTGAGTAGCTAGTTTATTATTTTGGGTCTTGGCAGCAGTAGCTGAAAGAGCCATTTCCAGTTGCAACTCGAATTCCACATCCCCTTTTCTTTTTGGTACTTCAGCATTATTTCTGGAAGGATATTGGTCGCTGTCTGATTTATCTTTTGATGTTGAAGCACAGCTACTTTCATGATCTGATTTTATATttgacaaagttttagataaACTTCTCTTGCATGCTGAGGTCTGTTTTGATTTTCCAAGATCACCTCTTTGTTGATTCATTCTGACACTACCTTGAGAATTATCTTTCAGTTGAGCAGGAGAACAAATAACATTATCAGCAGCAAAAGGAGAACTACATGGTAGTGCCCTAGTACAAAGCCTAGATGCATCTTGACTGAATGTTCCCTTCACTTTAGTATCAGGCTTGAGTCCAGCAACATCCAGATTTGTAACAAACCTACAAGGAAACATATGCTTAGGGACGGTTCAATGATTTTAAAGAGAAAAGTAGCATACTGTATCCAAATCCATTTTCTTAGTGACATGATCACGTTTACTTCACAAGACAGATGGCATAGCAAGTGATGATTGCATAATctgcatgtttactttcatgGGCGTGGGCAAAAATTAAAACAGTAGTTTTAgataattatattaaaaaaattcagaGCTACGTATCTTAGTGAATACTAATCCCTAATTTGTGTGACTGCCACTTACATCCATTTATCTTTGCCCTACCTTTTCTTTTTCCCCAAACAGATTGGCAAATCCAGTCTACTCTAAGAAAATAACTAATTTTACATATCACAGAAAATGTCTAATTTCATTATCATCTTCATGGGACGCCAAAGCAAACAACATTCAATAAGAACTAATAGGACAGCAAAAATGATGTATTGCTCTCCTATGCACACAGTAAAGATATGCCAAAACTCATTACATAACTAGCTAGGCAGCGAAATAAATACCTAGCTGTTAAGTTGAGTGCCCTGAATAATGCCACAGAGAGTGCACAAACCTGCATAGCAGACAATTTAAGTGACAGCTTCACAAATAGACATTATTGCAGCTTCAGATGAACAAAACAAAATTCAGAGTTCCATATCCAATACCAGAATGAAAATAAACAGTGACGCAAAATACTGTTAAAGAAAAGATGTAAAGACAGACAGTGGATTTATTCAGCAAAGCACAGTTTTTAATACCTCTTCAGCAGTGCCTACATGATCTTGAATAGTGAAAGCCAAATTTGATTTAAAAGATCCCCTGTCACTGGATTGTGCAGTTACACAAAAAGTACGATGGAACTGCAAGTACAATACATTCAACTTAAGAAAACTAACTTTTAAAAACTTCCTTTTCATGAAACATCAAATATTTAACTGAACCGGATAAACAGAAAAGTGTCTTACCCAGCTCACAAGACTACGTAGGTTAATAGCTTTCAGGTTTGGAACATCAGAAAGACTCCATAGTAAGTGGTACGGTACAAGAGAGAGAATTGAGGCCTGCAAATAAcattagaaacaaaaaaaaaagtatgtTTAGCTTGAAAGACACCCACAGCTCTAGTAGTTCCCAAAATTTACATCAAATTTCATTGTTTTCGAACATGGACAATAAAATATGGATTATATAGGATAAACAAATTATGAAGAGATGATAATAACACTATTACACACCTGAATAAGAGTATCATCGCAAGCCTTGTCAACTACTCTACCCCTTGCTATTAGGCAAAGCAAATGGACCTTGTGAACAAGTTCAGCCAACTCCTGAGTAAATCAGAAAATATAAGTAGTTGGTAATGAATTACTAGGAGCTCCCTTCATTTCTTTTCTTCTGTATAACCTTCTCAATGAGAATTTGAATGCCATGACATTGTGGAAACAGATTAGAAGATTAGAAGTCAAATTCACGGCTTCACCCAATATCCCTTTCTGATACCTTGCTTGACTAATAACAGTTTCTAATAGTCATCAAAAAAAGCTAACCTTTTCCTCAGCAGTGGGCCTGCGAACACCCTTCTTGTTAGTGGAAGAAGGTACGTCGTTGAACTCAACAGTGATGGTCTCTCTGAGCTCATCAGAATACTCAATGTGCTCCACGTGCCCCTCTTCCCAGTCCATTTCAGCTGCATCGTTGTTGTCAAGGGATTCCGTTTGCTCCTCCAAATTATTCTTTTCGCAGCTCCCTGCACTGCACGTCTCCACACTGG encodes:
- the LOC136473311 gene encoding DNA repair protein RAD4-like; amino-acid sequence: MRRTRSQSASGGNTPPAAGPSAEVAGRRRASPAAKGKSPVTKVETASPLRSACRKGRPKTESKDNASVETCSAGSCEKNNLEEQTESLDNNDAAEMDWEEGHVEHIEYSDELRETITVEFNDVPSSTNKKGVRRPTAEEKELAELVHKVHLLCLIARGRVVDKACDDTLIQASILSLVPYHLLWSLSDVPNLKAINLRSLVSWFHRTFCVTAQSSDRGSFKSNLAFTIQDHVGTAEEVCALSVALFRALNLTARFVTNLDVAGLKPDTKVKGTFSQDASRLCTRALPCSSPFAADNVICSPAQLKDNSQGSVRMNQQRGDLGKSKQTSACKRSLSKTLSNIKSDHESSCASTSKDKSDSDQYPSRNNAEVPKRKGDVEFELQLEMALSATAAKTQNNKLATHMSQSTVSLQDSRPPLKKLRQNAETLSSSSAIWSRSAGAPLYWAEVYCGGQASTGRWVHVDVVNDLIDAERKVEASSAVCKKPLRYVVAFAGNGAKDVTRRYCLQWHRIAQGRVNSEWWDNVLAPLKQMELAATNNYEDMELQTRALTEPLPTSQQAYKDHHLYALERWLHKNQILHPQGPVLGFCKGHPVYPRSCVQTLQSRHGWLREGLRVRENELPAKVVTRPKRTFNAQSVQSSGNEDGLKPTLELYGEWQLEPLQLPHAVNGVVPKNERGQVDVWSEKCLPPGTVHLRLPRLFQVAKRLGIDYAPAMVGFDYCSGRCLPVFDGIVVCTEFKSAILEAYAEEEERRRAEERKQEEAQALSRWYQLLCSIVTRQRLKDSYKTPSHGLGNEGLPENDNVHRSTRSSGSTEREPSSSKLQTDDDHEHEFPEEDQSFDEETFVRTKRCSCGFSIQVEEL